From Notolabrus celidotus isolate fNotCel1 unplaced genomic scaffold, fNotCel1.pri scaffold_220_arrow_ctg1, whole genome shotgun sequence, one genomic window encodes:
- the LOC117809062 gene encoding U6 snRNA-associated Sm-like protein LSm3 — protein MTPEMFIFESVLHLTDVLSLLQQPTTNTVEEPLDLIRLSLDERIYVKMRNDRELRGRLHAYDQHLNMILGDVEETVTTVEIDEETYEELYKSTKRNIPMLFVRGDGVVLVAPPLRVG, from the exons aTGACGCCAGAAAT GTTTATCTTTGAAAGTGTTCTTCATCTAACCgatgtcctctctttgttgcAGCAACCAACAACCAACACCGTGGAGGAGcctctggatctgatccggcTCAGTCTGGACGAGAGGATCTACGTCAAGATGAGGAACGACCGGGAGCTCCGAGGTCGACTGCAC GCGTACGATCAGCACCTGAACATGATCTTAGGGGACGTGGAGGAGACGGTGACGACGGTGGAGATCGACGAGGAGACTTATGAAGAACTGTACAAG tCGACCAAAAGGAACATCCCGATGCTTTTTGTCAGAGGAGACGGCGTCGTCCTCGTAGCCCCGCCCCTCAGGGTCGGCTAA